The Patescibacteria group bacterium genomic sequence ATGACGCGCCGCAGCGTGGGCGTGCCGCTCGCCACCGGCGTGAAGGCGGTCGACGCGCTCATCCCGATCGGTCGCGGCCAGCGCGAACTCATCATCGGCGACCGCCAGACCGGCAAGACCGCCATCGCGGTCGACGCCATCATCAACCAGAAGGGGACCGGGGTGAAATGCATCTACGTCGCGATCGGCCAGAAGGAGTCCAAGGTCGCGAAGATCGTGGCCAAGCTCGAGGAGGCCGGAGCGATGGAATACACCACGGTCGTGGTGGCCGGCGCGTCCGACCCGGCGGCCTACAGCTTCGTGGCGCCCTACTCCGGTTGCGCCATCGGCGAATACTTCATGGCAAAGGGCGAGGACGCGCTCGTGGTGTACGACGACCTGTCCAAGCACGCCTGGGCCTACCGCGAGATCTCGCTGCTCTTGCGCCGCCCGCCGGGCCGCGAGGCCTACCCGGGCGACGTGTTCTACCTCCACTCCCGCCTGCTCGAGCGCGCGGCGCGCCTTGACGAGAAGAACGGCGGCGGCTCGCTCACCGCGCTGCCCATCATCGAGACGCAGGCCGGCGACGTGTCCGCCTACATCCCGACCAACGTGATTTCCATCACGGACGGGCAGATTTACCTCGAGACAGACCTGTTCTACCGCGGCATCCGCCCGGCGCTGAACGTCGGGTTGTCCGTGTCGCGCGTGGGCTCGGCCGCGCAGACCAAGGCGATGAAGAAGGTGGCCGGCCGCCTGCGCCTGGACCTCGCGCAGTTCCGCGAGCTCGAGGCGTTCGCGCAGTTCGCCACGGACCTCGATGAGAAGACGCGCAGCCAGATCGAGCGCGGCCGGCGCCTCACCGAGATCCTCAAGCAGCCGCAATACCAGCCGATGCCGTTTGAGGAGCAGGTCGCGGTCATCTACGCCGTCACCAACGGCCATTTCGACGCGATCCCCGTGGCCGACATCGCCGAGACGGAAAAGAAGTTCCACGCGTTCATGCGCTCCTCCGGCGCCAAGGCGCTCGCGGCCCTGCGGGAAAAGAAGGCCATCGACGACGAGGTCGAGGCGGGCCTCAAGGCGGCGATCGCGGATTTTATTGAAACGCTAAAGGCATGAAGGCCGCAGGCAGACAAGGCCGCAGGGAAGCCCTGAGGCCTTCACGCCTAACGCCTTAACGCCTCCTATGGCCGTCCAAACCCGTTCAATCAAGCGTCGCCTCAAGTCGGTGCGCAACACGCGCAAGATCACCAAGGCGATGGAACTCGTGGCCGCGAGCAAGATGCGCAAGGCCGTGAGTTCGGCGTTGGGCAGCCGTCCGTACGCGAAGATCGCCTGGGAGACCGTGCGCTCGATTTCCGAAGTGGTGGACGTGAGCCTGCACCCGCTGCTCATGCCGCGCGTGGGGAAGCCGGAAAAGGCGCTGCTCGTGCTCATCACCTCCGACCGCGGGCTCGCCGGCGGGTTCAACAGCAACGCCGTGAAGCATGCCCTGTCCGAAGTCCGCAAGGCCGGCGTCTCGTCCGTGTCGGCCGTGTGCGTGGGACGGCGCGGGGCCGAGGCCGTGAAGCGGGCGGGGTATCCGGTGCTCGCGAGCTTCGTGGACGTCACCAACAAGCCCACGTTCCAGGACATCCTGCCCATCGGCAAAGTGGCCGTGGAGGAATACCTGGCAGGGCGGTGCGACACCGTACTCATCGCGTACACGGATTTCGTGAGCGCCCTCACGCAAAAACCCGCGGTGCTTGAGCTGTTGCCCTTGGTCGATGAGGCGAGGAAGGCTCCGGGCGGCAAGGCCGCAGGAGAAGCTGAAGCCTTCACGCGTGAGGCCTCGAGGCCTTCCGACTTCACCTTTGAACCCTCACCGCAGGCCGTGCTCGACGCGTTGCTCCCGAGGATCGTCGAGGCGATGACCTACCAGGCCGTGCTCGAGTCGGCCGCGAGCGAACACTCGGCCCGCATGATGGCCATGCGCAGCGCCACGGACGCCGCTTCCGAAATGATCGACGACCTGAATTTCACCTTCAACCAGGCACGCCAGGCGGGCATCACGCAGGAGATCGCGGAGATATCAAGCGGCAAAGCCGCCTTGGAAAGCCAATAGCCGTCAGCCATTAGCCATTAGTAATATTTAGCGACTATCCATAAGCTGACGGCTGACGGCTAGTGGCTAAAGGCTCTACACTATTATGAAAGGAACCATCTCCCAAATCATCGGCCCGGTCGTGGACGTTCGCTTCGACGGCGCGCTCCCGGCCATCACGAGCGCGCTCACCATCGCGCACGAAGGAGGGACGCTCACGCTCGAGGTGGCCCAGCACGTGGGCGGCGGCGTGGTGCGCGCCATTGCCATGAGCACCACCGACGGCCTCACCCGCGGCATGGAGGTACTCGACACCGGCGCGCCGATCTCGGTCCCGGTGGGCCCGGAAACGCTCGGGCGCATGTTCAACGTCACCGGCGACGAGATCGACAACCTCGGGGCGGCGCGAGCCAAGCGCCGCGACCCGATCCACCGCAAGGCGCCGAGCTTCGACGAGCAGGCTACCAAGGACGAGGTGTTCGAGACCGGCATCAAGGTGATCGACCTGATCTGCCCGTTCCTGAAGGGCGGCAAGACCGGGCTCTTCGGCGGCGCCGGCGTGGGCAAGACCGTGCTCATCCAGGAGCTCATCCACAACATCGCCACGGAGCACGGAGGCTACTCGGTGTTCGCCGGCGTGGGCGAGCGCACGCGCGAGGGGAACGACCTGTACATGGAAATGAAGGAGTCGGGCGTGCTCGCGAAGACCAGCCTCGTGTTCGGCCAGATGAACGAGCCCCCGGGCGCCCGCGCGCGCGTGGCGCTCTCCGGCCTCACCATCGCCGAGTACTTCCGCGACGTGGAGGAGCGCGACGTGCTGCTGTTCGTCGATAACATCTTCCGCTTCACCCAGGCAGGCTCCGAGGTGTCGTCGCTCTTGGGCCGCATCCCGTCGGCCGTGGGCTACCAGCCCAACCTGGCCACGGAAATGGGCGGGCTGCAGGAACGCATCACCTCCACCAAGAAGGGTTCCATCACCTCCATCCAGGCGGTGTACGTGCCGGCTGACGACCTTACCGACCCGGCTCCGGCCACCACCTTTGGCCACCTCGATTCTACCGTGGTGCTCTCGCGCGGCCTGTCCGAGCTCGGCATCTACCCGGCCGTCGATCCGCTCGACTCGAGCTCTACGGTGCTCTCGCCCGATGTCGTCGGTCAGGAGCATTACGACGTGGCCCGTGGCGTGCAGAAGGTGCTCCAGCGCTACAAGGACCTCCAGGACATCATCGCGATCCTCGGCATGGACGAGCTTTCCGAGGACGACAAGCTCGCCGTCTCCCGCGCGCGCAAGATCCAGAAGTTCTTGAGCCAGCCGTTCCATGTGGCCGAGCAGTTCACCGGCATCAAGGGCGCCTTCGTGAAGCGCGAGGACACCGTGCGCTCGTTCAAGGAGATCCTGGAAGGGAAGCATGACGACAAGCCCGAGCAGGCGTTCTACCTCAAGGGCGGCATCGAGGACGTGATCACGGCGTCCAAGTAGCCCTTTTATGTCCCTCTCCCTGAAAATCGTCACGCCCGAACGGGTGGCCTACGAGGCCACCGTGGATTCGATTACCGCGATGACGCAGGACGGGGAAATCACGGTCCTGCCCGGTCATGCGCCCCTCGTGAGCGCGCTGCGGCCAGGCGAAGCCAGGGTGAAGGTCGGCGCCGACGAATCGTTCCTCGCGCTCTCCACCGGCTTCCTGCAGGTGCGCCCCGACAACGAGATCGTGATCATCGCCGACCACGCCGAGCGCATGGAAGAGCTCGAGCTTGAGGCCGTCAAAGCTGCCAAGGAACGCGCCAAGGCGCTCATGGAAGAAAAGCGCCACATCGACGACGTCGCGTTCGCGGGCGCCGCCGCGCTCATGGAGCGTGAGCTGGCCCGCGAAAAGGTGGCCCTGCGCCGACATCACGCCCGTGGTCCGCACATCGAAAGCCAGCCATAAAAAACGGGGCCGAAAGGCCTCGTTTCGTTTGGACTAACGGTTGACAAAATCGCCAAAACATGATATTTGTTCAACGCTTATGATCCTCTAAACAGGACGGGGTGGCATCGTGCCAGCAATCGTTAAACGTACTTCTGGATACGTAGTTGAACGGCTAGATTTGCGTGCGACGTGGGATACTGCCTCAGAAGTATCCGCGCTCCTCAAACGACTGAGGGGGTTGAAAATCTACAAGAAGTCGCTCGTGTATTGCGGATTCGACGCGTCCTGGATAAACCGGATTCAGGACAACCATCCTGCAGTGATGTCGAGGCGATCCACCTTCTGTTCGACGGAAAAAGACCTGCTCGATGGCGACGAGTTGGAAAGCGCGCTCTATTACGCGCACGGACATCCCCGACCTTGCATGGCTGTCTATGACAGCGCAAGGCTACAACAGGATCCAGGACACCGCGCCCTATATTTCTTCAAAGAGGAGTGTGGCGGCTACCACGGGGCCTTGATCGCGTTATTTGTTCTCGGAGGATAGCTCGGAGCGGCTCAGCAATGGGCCGCTCTCTTTTTATTCTGCCTCTTCCGGCGGGAGCGTCTTTTCGATGCGTTTCGCGTGTGCGCGGGCGCCGGCCATTTGCTTGCGTTGGTCGGCCTCATGCTTCTTGAGCTTTTTTCGGACATCATCCTTCACCCGCATGCGCAGGATGGTGTCGTACCCGCTCGCGACATGAGGCTGCAGCTCGGGGGCCGCCTTGGCGATCGCCTCCTCAAGGGCTTGGGTCTCCCCTGAGCCTGTCGAAGGGTCGCCTTCGGCAGAATTGGCCTTCAGGATGGCCTGCAACGCCATCCAGACGCGCTCGGTATATCCCGCGGCGCGTCTCTCGAATCCATACTCGGAATCCCACATACTCCTTCATGGTATCACGGCCGCCCCCCCAGGGGTTGACTTTTTGCCCACAATAGGTTAGGTTGTCAGCGGATCGGTCAACCTGTCCCCCCCAAGTCGGCGGAACGCTTCCGCCCCGATCCCGCTCCCCGAGCAGGGTGAGCGCGTGCGCACGTGTCGACCCGCTTCGGCGAAATCTCCCCCCGATTTCGTCGACCGGAAGACGCCTCGCGCACCTGAGAGACCTTGCAATAGGCCTCTCATTTTTATTTGTGCTACCATGCGGCCGATATGGGATCCGACCGGCTTTTGCATGGGCTGAACGATGAGCAGGCCAAGGCCGTGCGGCATGGGGAGGGGCCGCTGCTTATCGTAGCCGGGGCCGGGACGGGGAAGACCACTGTCATCACCAAGCGCATCGCCTGGCTCATCGAGACGGGAGCGGCAAGGCCCGAGAATATCCTCGCGCTCACGTTCACGGACAAGGCGGCGGGGGAAATGGAAGAGCGCGTGGACCAGCTGCTGCCGTACGGGTACGTGGACCTGCAGATTTCTACTTTCCATGCGTTCTGCGAAAAGCTGCTGCGCGACTACG encodes the following:
- a CDS encoding F0F1 ATP synthase subunit alpha, which codes for MATKADILNSLKEQLASFQSGMQESQVGTVLSVGDGVARLSGLSRLQASEMIEFPGGILGVALNLEEDTVGAIVIGDSARIKEGDTVKATGRILSIPISDAVLGRVIDPLGNAKDGKGVIRAAQFFPIEKIAPGVMTRRSVGVPLATGVKAVDALIPIGRGQRELIIGDRQTGKTAIAVDAIINQKGTGVKCIYVAIGQKESKVAKIVAKLEEAGAMEYTTVVVAGASDPAAYSFVAPYSGCAIGEYFMAKGEDALVVYDDLSKHAWAYREISLLLRRPPGREAYPGDVFYLHSRLLERAARLDEKNGGGSLTALPIIETQAGDVSAYIPTNVISITDGQIYLETDLFYRGIRPALNVGLSVSRVGSAAQTKAMKKVAGRLRLDLAQFRELEAFAQFATDLDEKTRSQIERGRRLTEILKQPQYQPMPFEEQVAVIYAVTNGHFDAIPVADIAETEKKFHAFMRSSGAKALAALREKKAIDDEVEAGLKAAIADFIETLKA
- the atpG gene encoding ATP synthase F1 subunit gamma; amino-acid sequence: MAVQTRSIKRRLKSVRNTRKITKAMELVAASKMRKAVSSALGSRPYAKIAWETVRSISEVVDVSLHPLLMPRVGKPEKALLVLITSDRGLAGGFNSNAVKHALSEVRKAGVSSVSAVCVGRRGAEAVKRAGYPVLASFVDVTNKPTFQDILPIGKVAVEEYLAGRCDTVLIAYTDFVSALTQKPAVLELLPLVDEARKAPGGKAAGEAEAFTREASRPSDFTFEPSPQAVLDALLPRIVEAMTYQAVLESAASEHSARMMAMRSATDAASEMIDDLNFTFNQARQAGITQEIAEISSGKAALESQ
- the atpD gene encoding F0F1 ATP synthase subunit beta produces the protein MMKGTISQIIGPVVDVRFDGALPAITSALTIAHEGGTLTLEVAQHVGGGVVRAIAMSTTDGLTRGMEVLDTGAPISVPVGPETLGRMFNVTGDEIDNLGAARAKRRDPIHRKAPSFDEQATKDEVFETGIKVIDLICPFLKGGKTGLFGGAGVGKTVLIQELIHNIATEHGGYSVFAGVGERTREGNDLYMEMKESGVLAKTSLVFGQMNEPPGARARVALSGLTIAEYFRDVEERDVLLFVDNIFRFTQAGSEVSSLLGRIPSAVGYQPNLATEMGGLQERITSTKKGSITSIQAVYVPADDLTDPAPATTFGHLDSTVVLSRGLSELGIYPAVDPLDSSSTVLSPDVVGQEHYDVARGVQKVLQRYKDLQDIIAILGMDELSEDDKLAVSRARKIQKFLSQPFHVAEQFTGIKGAFVKREDTVRSFKEILEGKHDDKPEQAFYLKGGIEDVITASK
- the atpC gene encoding ATP synthase F1 subunit epsilon — encoded protein: MSLSLKIVTPERVAYEATVDSITAMTQDGEITVLPGHAPLVSALRPGEARVKVGADESFLALSTGFLQVRPDNEIVIIADHAERMEELELEAVKAAKERAKALMEEKRHIDDVAFAGAAALMERELAREKVALRRHHARGPHIESQP